AAGAGATGATTGTCGGTCGTTCCCTTGTGGCCGAATTCCGGTGTGTTCGTTGTTCCGAGTATAACTGCACCAGCGTCCTCAAGCCGTTCGACAAACGTCGAGTCAAAATCCGCAATGTTGTCCTGAAACGCTACTGACCCGAACATCTGGGGTAGCCCCTTTTTGAAAGCATCGAGGTCCTTGAGCGCGATCGGGACGCCAGCCAGCGGTCCAAGCCTACCACCCCGCTCCGCGGTACGCTCCAACGCCTTTGCTCTCTCCCGTGCTTTGTCCTTCCCGACCGCCACATAGGCGTTCAGCTCATCATTTCTTCGGTCGATACGTTCGAGAAAACACTCCGTGATTTCGACTGGTGAGACCTCACATTGTCGGACCTGTGTCGCGATTTCGGCCGCCGATTTATATTGCCACTCGGTCATGCCTCTCGTAATTATATACTATCATTCGTATTCGTTCTGTAATCGTCATTTCAAACTACGTCGGTGATGGTTCGGTTGGACGTTGACCTTCCTCTTCGATGGCTACTGTGAGGGCGGCGCTAACGTGGTCGATTTCCGCAGTCGTGAGTTCTGGATGGATCGGGAGCGACAGAACTCGTGAAGCGATGTCTACGGTCGTTGAAAGTCGATCGATAGGACGGTCGTACGTCTCTCGATAGTAGCTATTCTGATGGACTGGCTCGAAGTACACTTTCGAGGAAACTCCCCGTTCTGCGAGCGATTCGATAACAGCATCACGGTCGATCCCGGCGTCGAACGTGACTGGGTAGAGTTGATAGACGTGACGACCATCAGCGGGGTCCGTCATCGGTTCGACTCCGTCTATGGCATCGATTCGGTCGGCGTACGCTTTTGCGACCCGACGACGGCCTCGAATTAATTCATCGACTCGGTCGAGTTGAGCGACACCGAGAGACGCAACGACATCCGGCATGCGGAAGTTGTTTCCGAGGGTACGGTATTGTCCCGTTGAACTGGACTCGAAATAATCACCCGACGCACGGCCGTGTGAACGGATCAATCGGAGGTCTGCTGCGAGGTCGGCATCGTCCGTGATGACAGCTCCACCTTCCCCGGTTGCCACGACCTTGTTCTGACAGAAGCTCAACATAGCGGAGTCTCCGAACGTACCAACGGCGTTTCCGTTCGCGGTAGCTCCGAACGCCTCGGCGGCGTCCTCGATGAGAACCAGGTCGTACTGCTCAGCAATAGTGGAGAGGGACTCGATTCGACAGGCACTCCCGGCGTAGTGAACGGGGATGATTCCGGCTGTATCGTCGGATACGAGATCCGCTACACTCTCAGGGTCGAGGCCATAACGGTCTCGTTCGATATCAGCAAATACGGGCTCCGCACCCACGATTCGAACCGCGTTGGCAGTCGAAACGAACGTAAAAGAAGGGACGATTACTTCGTCACCCTCACCAATTCCATGAGCACGGAGCGCTGAAACGAGTGCTGTCGTTCCGGTATTGAAGACGACCGCGTGTTCGATATCGAAAAACGATTTGAGTTTTTCCTCAAATTGGTCGATATAGGGGCCGTTGGCCCAGTATTGACCACGAGTGATGGATTCAACCGCGTTCATTACCTCCTCAGAACCCCACGAGATTTCGAAGAGAGGAACTTCTTCTATCATTGGATCTTAGAGACTAGTATCACGACTGCTGTTTCAGCACTCTCTGAGTCTGTTTACCGGTGGGTTGGGACTCGTCGCGGTAGTTTCGAATTTCAGAAATGAGTTCAGAGGGAGAAAGCAGGTCCGTATCGGCGGACGTATATTCGCCCGTGAGACAGTTGGTCACTTGATGCGTGACGCCTCGCTCTTCAAGATCCAACTGAGGCGCAATAATGTATTTGTTCTCCGTTTCATAGATACGGTCTATCACGTCACGAGAGATGAGCTTCTCGTGAATGCGCTCGCCGGGGCGTTTCCCGATGAGTTCGATCTCAATGTCCGAGGGGTCGTATCCGAACTCCGGTGCGTACTCGTTTCGAAGTACCTCGGCGAGGTCGCCGACGCGGAACGCCGGCATCTTCAACACGGAAATTTCTCCGGGTTTCATTTCTGCACTTGCGTCGATAACGAGATCAACTGCCCGATCGACAGACATTATAAAGCGCGTCATGTCCGGGTCAGTGACGGTAATCGGCCCGCCGTGCTTGATCTGGTCGAGAAAGAGTGGAACGACTGACCCCGTCGAGCCGAGGACGTTCCCGAACCGAACGCAGTTCAGGTTCGTCTCGGACATATGATGGCGCTTGTTGGCCGCAGAGATAAGTCGTTCCATGAGAAATTTGGTCGCCCCCATAACCGATGCCGGGTTGGACGCCTTGTCGGTGCTGATCGCAGTGAGTGACTCGACTCCTTCAGCGAGTGCTGCCTCGATCAGGTTTCGACTGCCATCGATGTTCGTCTTGACTGCTTCGAACGGATGGTGTTCGCTAAAGTCAGTGTGTTTGAGTGCAGCGGCATGAAACACGACCTCGACACCGTTCATTGCTGCCTTGATCCGATCCTTGTCACGGAGATCACCCAGCAGACAATTTATCGACTCGTTCTGACCTACTTGGCGTTTGAGTTCGACCAAACCGTTCTCGTCGATATCGACCGTGCGGATTTCATCCGGATCGTGCTCCGCGATACGTTTCACGAGCGTCGAACCGATGAATCCACCTCCACCGGTGACGAGAACCGTTTTTCCCTCCAGATAACTCATGTAAATGATGTTGAATCCATAACGCAATAAACTTTTCCTTGGATTTGTTAAAACACGACGCTTACAGATTTGTATCGATCGGCAGTCGAATAGAGACGCCTTCGTAACCTAAATTCCTCAATAAAATAAAATCGTCTCGATTGGTACAAGACACATATAATATTATAAATTTATTTAATCCAAAGATTTAATAATCATCGAGAGACATCTATCTAACCAATGACCACTGTTGCTGTCGTTGGAGGCGGTCCCGCTGGATTGAGTGCTGCACTATTCACCCAGAAAAACGGTCTCGATACCGTGGTGTTCGATACAGACGAGACGTGGATGCATATGGCCCACCTGTTTAACTACTTAGGTATCCGAAGTATCAGTGGGTCTGAATTTATGACTATTGCCCGTGGACAGGTCACCGACAGGGGTACGACCATTCACCAGGGTGAGGAAGTCACGGGAATATCAGAGACAGAGGACGGGTTCGAAGTCGTCACCGAGGAAAGCGAGTACGAAGCTAACTACGTGGTGCTTGCCACGGGACGGAACCGTCAATTCGCTAAAGACCTCGGCTGTGACTTCACCGAGGAAGAAGAAGTAGATGTCAGCGTTCGAATGGAAACCAGCGTCCCTAACGTATATGCGACCGGTGCAATGGTCCGCGACCAAGAGATGGAAGCCATCATCTCCGCAGGAGACGGTGCCACTGCCGCCCTCAACATCCTTTCTAAGGAGAAAGGCGAAGGATTCCACGACTTCGACAAGCCGGATGACGTTCCAACACTCGCTAGTAACTGAATCGTCGCTCGGTTTCCAGACACCCTTCGATGTATCGGTCGTGGAAGAATGAAAAGCGACTAATAAACGACAGAGCCGAATATGATAATCGACGGTAACGAAATCGAAGACAACGGGGTTTTTTTCATCGCTGAGGTGGGCGTGAATCACAATGGGAGCATGGCACGTGCGAAAGAACTGATAGACGCCGCCGCGGCAGCCGATGCCGATGCGGTCAAATTCCAGACGTTCGAAACCGACCGACTGGTCGCGGAGCAAGCCCCAAAAGCGGAGTATCAAAAGAATCGAACCGGAACGGAGGGCTCACAGCACGAGATGCTCGAACAGTACGAGCTGACTACCGAAGAACACGAGGAACTTCTCGAATACTGCAACGAAGTTGACATTACGTTTCTCTCCTCCCCGTTCGACCGGAAGAGCGTAGATCTTTTGGACGAACTCGACGTCTCCGCCATTAAAGTCGGATCCGGAGAACTCACTAATCACCAGTTACTCCGATACATCGCCAAAACCGGTAGACCGGTGATAGTAAGCACGGGAATGGCGACGCTTGCTGAGGTCGAGATGGCAGTAAAAACGATACGGGACGCCAATTCGTCGGTCGCGTTCAGTCTCCTCCACTGTGTTTCATCCTATCCCGCAGCGTTATCAAGTCTGAACCTCCGCGCCATAGAAACTATGAACGAACGGTTTTCGGTCCCGATCGGTTATTCGGACCACAGTACAGCAGTTGAGACCCCAGCATTCGCGGTGAGTATCGGTGCCCAAATAATCGAAAAGCACATGACACTTGATAAATCGCTTCCCGGCCCCGACCACGAAGCGTCACTTACCCCCGACGAACTAGACCGAGCAGTCACAATTGCCCGCAGGGCGGCGAAAGCAAGGGGCACCCCCGAGAAAAAACCGGTGCCGTCCGAATCAGAGAACCGCAAAGTCGCTCGGAAGAGCCTCCATACTAGCCGTAAAATCGGAGAAGGGGAAATACTCACGAGGGACGACGTGGTGATTCTCCGACCCGCTAACGGACTTTCCCCTGCCGCATTCGATTCGATCCTCGGTAAGCGAACAACAACGGATCTGGACTCCAATGCGCCGATAACGGCGCATGCGATAGCTAATGTAGATGAGGAGTGATCGATGCCGACGAAAAAGATAACCGTCGTCACTGGCACGCGAGCGGAATACGGACTGCTATCGTCGTCGATGGCGAAAATAAAGCAAAGCCCCACGTTGGAGCTGACGACCGTTGCAACCGGGATGCATCTTTCACGGAGACACGGCCACACGATCGATCGGATTCGAGAAGACGGGTTCGACGTTACGGATTCCGTCGACACGCTGCTCGGAAGCGACACTGGACGTGGGATGGCCAAATCACTTGGACTTGGTATCGCGGGACTCGCAGAGAGCTTCGAGTCCATTGAACCAGACGTAGTTCTCACGCTTGGCGACAGGGGCGAGGCATTTGGCGCTGGTATCGCCGCCGCACACATGAACATTCCAGTTGCCCACATACACGGAGGGGACGCGATGAAGGGGGCGACCATCGACGACAGTATCAGACATGCTCTCACGAAATTCGCACACATCCACTTTCCCGCGACCGAGGCGAGCAAACAGCGGATTTTACGTCTCGGCGAGGAGGAGTGGCGCATACAAACTGTCGGCGCGCCAGGGCTGGACGACGTAATTGACGGCGAATATGACGACGCCGAGAACGTCCGAGAGACGCTCGATCTCGATAGTACACGACCGCTCGCTGTAGTCGTTCAACACCCAGAAACCACCAATCCCGAGAACGCTGGCGAACAAATGCGCCAAACACTCGAAGCGATCACTGAGTTCAACGCACAAATCGTCGTCATCCATCCGAACGCCGACGCTGGAAGCCAGCAGATAATAGAAACGATTCGCAGGTACAAAGCGTCCGATCGATTCGCCACGTTCGAGAGCCTTCCACGGCGGACGTATCTCGGGCTATTGGATACAGCAGACGTGATGGTCGGGAACTCAAGTAGTGCAATAATCGAAGCGCCATCGTTCGGTCTTCCAGTAGTCGATGTCGGGCCGCGGCAGGCAGGTCGCGACCGGGCTGAGAACGTCGAAAGCGTCCCTCACGACACGGCGGCAATATGTGACGGGATTGAAACCGCGCTCGAAACTGGCGGTAATCGCGAATACACGAATCCATACGACATGGGCGGCGCGGCGGACCGGATCGTCAAAACGCTTGAAACGATATCGATCGACAACCGACTTCTCACGAAGTCGATTACGTATTGACGAGGTGGACAGAAGTGAAGATACTATACTGTGCCGGAGAGCAGGCATGTGTCGTTCTCGACGTTCTGCGTCGAAACGGAAATATCGACGACGTGGCGATCATCGACGATGATAGCTCTCGACACGGGAAGTCTATCTACGGTGCCGAAATCATCGGTGGCGAAGCGATGTTAGCGAACCTCGAACCGACACAGGACAGCGTTCTCGTTGCGTTCGGTGCGAATCAGGAGGTCCGACTCGAGCTGGCGGAGCGGGTTAGCGAATACGGTCTTGGTTTTTTCAATGCGGTTTCAAACGAGGCGACGGTCTCTACAACTGCATCCCTCGGCGAGGGAGTCACGGTAAACGCACAGGCGTACGTCGGGCCAAACGTAACTGTCGGTGACCACGTAATTATCGATAGCCTCACCAATGTGTCCCACGATTCGACGCTCCGAGACGGCGTGACGGTCGCGCCGGGAGCAACGATTTCCGGAGGGGTAGTGATCGGGCGGGATTCGTTCGTCGGGGCGGGTGCAACCGTGTGTGACCATACAAATATCGAAGCAAGCGCGACGATCGGAGCCGGGGCAGTCGTCACGAAAGATGTGCCCGCAGGTGCGACCGTTGTCGGTGTCCCGGCAGAACCGCTGGAATGAAACCGTTCCGGACTTCAACACTCGGTCGGACCCGTCGGATCAATCGATTCAGGAGATGCTCCAACCGCCGTCGACGACAAGGTTGTGTCCGGTAACGTAGCTCGCGGCGTCCGACGCGAGAAACACTACTGCACCAGTGATATCGTCCGCGTCCGCCATTCGACCAAGGGGCGTTCGTTCCTCGTACTGATCAACGAACTGCTGGCCCTGCTGGTCTGACACACCACCAGGACTTACCGCATTGACGCGAACACCGTACTCACCCAAGTACGACGCCAGGTAGCGAGTAAGATTGAGTACGCCACCCTTGATCGCGGCGTACTCCACCGGACTCGTAATATTCGTTCCTTGGTAGAGCGTAAAATCCGGTGCCTGAACCCCATAAATTGATCCAAAGTTGATAATTACGCCGCCCGAGTTCTGTTCCTTCATAACGGCCGATGCGTGTTTAGCCGTCGAAAAATAGGAGTCCAAATTCAGCGACACGTTTTCGTGCCAGTCGTCTATCGTGACTTGTTCGAACTCCCGGCCATAGTTCTCGTTTCTTGGGTACGCACTGTTGATAAGGACATCCAACGACCCGAATTGTTCAACTGTCGTCTCGACTGTCGCCTGCACTTCCTCGTCAACGGTGGAATCTACGTGGGCAAATTCCACGTTTTCTCCGAGCTCCGAGACGAGTTCGGTTCCGGCCGATTCGTTAACGTCAGCGACGATCACCGTAGCTCCGTGGTCGAGAAGGCCACGAGTAACCGCCCGTCCGATAAGTCCCGCACCACCGACGACGATGGCTGTCTTTTCGGAGAGATCGAATCGATCGGTCACTGCTGTTCCTCGCTCGTGTAGTTGGTCACACTGTTGATTCGAGGGTCACACCGAATTGCATTGAGCTCGGAGTCAGACATAGCGTGACAATTAGATCCATATAATATAAAATATATACAATCGTATTTTACTTCGTGATTTCGCGGTGATTGAACGGATTTGGGGGACGGTTTTTCATTTCGGATAAAAATACAAACAATAAAGCGAGAGAGAATCATTGTGGGTGATAATGACGTACACAGCAGGGGTCATCGGATTCGGTCGGGTCGGCCGAAACCATGCGGAAGCGTTTCTCGATAACGACGATATAGAACTCCAGGCGATCGCGGACGCGGATCCGGACCTCGTCGCCAAAATGGGGTCGCATTGGAATATTCCATCGTGCCAGCGCTACGATAGGCACTCGGAATTACTGGAAACCGAAAGACTAGATATCGTCACGGTAGCGACTCCGGGACACCTGCATCGAGAGCACGTCATCGACGCGGTGAACGCGGAGCAACCACCTCACGTTATCTTGTGTGAAAAACCGATTGCGACGAGCGTGCGTGACGCTTCGAGGATGGTAGCTGCGTGTGAACGGGCTGGAGTCACGTTACTCGTAAACCACTCGCGCAGATTTTCCGAATGCTTTCAGGCGCTTTTCCGACTGCTCCACCAAACGGACGTTTTCGGAACGATCCGGTCAGCCGAGGTCGTTTCGGGTGGGGAGTTGCTCAACATAGGAACACACTACATGGACCTCCTGCTGTACCTGCTCGATACGCGCGTGAAAGACGTGCGAGGTGGGTACGTAGAGCCGATTTCGTCGCATGGCTACACCCGATTTCGTGGCGGGGGGACTTTCGTCATGGAAAACGATGTTATCGCCACCCTTAATCCAGCCCCTGGGTCGGCAGATAGATTGTATCTGGAGAGCGACCGAGGTCGGTTGTCGATGCCGTTAAGTATCGCACAAGATGCTGATCACGAGTGCCAATTCTGGCGGATCGAAGACGGTCTACGGTCCCTTACCGAACCTCCGGAACCATTGGAAGCGCTTTGGGAACGAGATATCGACGGAGTTCATTCGACATTCGAACCCGGGATGGTTCCAGCACAACCCCTCTTCGAGAACGCCGTAGATCACATCGTAGGAATCCTCAACGGCAGCGAGCACAACGCTGTACCCGGTACCCGTGCAGTTCACGGGTTAGAGGCACTTTTTGGGACAGTAATCTCGGATTTTACAGGTTCTCGCGTTGTATTACCGATAGAAGAACCGTTCCGAGCGGTCCCTCTAGAATACGACATTTAAATATTAATTTGAGACGTACAGAATCGGATAAGTACTTATATATCATCATTCACTCATCAATGAAATTTATTTACAGAAAAGTTTATTAAACTATAGATATAATAGGTAAATTGCTATGTGTAAGGAGGTGATGGTGCATGGCTGTTACTGATTAGGGTACCGCGGTCTGGCCAGTACTGCATAAAGACACGATTGATAGGTTATCGCGGTCGAAAGACGCGAAGCCGAACGACACAGGGAGGATGCAGTCATCACAGACGGCGTCAAACCAGTGTCTTCATGTTAAACGGGATAATCGTCCGACGAAACTGAAACTTACTGCTGGAGTTCGTAAACGAATACTCAGAGAGTTACCTCTAAAGCTGTGGAGGACTGAATACGCTTGATCGGAGCTAATCCTACGTAGA
The Haladaptatus caseinilyticus DNA segment above includes these coding regions:
- a CDS encoding DegT/DnrJ/EryC1/StrS family aminotransferase, with the protein product MNAVESITRGQYWANGPYIDQFEEKLKSFFDIEHAVVFNTGTTALVSALRAHGIGEGDEVIVPSFTFVSTANAVRIVGAEPVFADIERDRYGLDPESVADLVSDDTAGIIPVHYAGSACRIESLSTIAEQYDLVLIEDAAEAFGATANGNAVGTFGDSAMLSFCQNKVVATGEGGAVITDDADLAADLRLIRSHGRASGDYFESSSTGQYRTLGNNFRMPDVVASLGVAQLDRVDELIRGRRRVAKAYADRIDAIDGVEPMTDPADGRHVYQLYPVTFDAGIDRDAVIESLAERGVSSKVYFEPVHQNSYYRETYDRPIDRLSTTVDIASRVLSLPIHPELTTAEIDHVSAALTVAIEEEGQRPTEPSPT
- a CDS encoding SDR family NAD(P)-dependent oxidoreductase — encoded protein: MSYLEGKTVLVTGGGGFIGSTLVKRIAEHDPDEIRTVDIDENGLVELKRQVGQNESINCLLGDLRDKDRIKAAMNGVEVVFHAAALKHTDFSEHHPFEAVKTNIDGSRNLIEAALAEGVESLTAISTDKASNPASVMGATKFLMERLISAANKRHHMSETNLNCVRFGNVLGSTGSVVPLFLDQIKHGGPITVTDPDMTRFIMSVDRAVDLVIDASAEMKPGEISVLKMPAFRVGDLAEVLRNEYAPEFGYDPSDIEIELIGKRPGERIHEKLISRDVIDRIYETENKYIIAPQLDLEERGVTHQVTNCLTGEYTSADTDLLSPSELISEIRNYRDESQPTGKQTQRVLKQQS
- a CDS encoding NAD(P)/FAD-dependent oxidoreductase, with the protein product MTTVAVVGGGPAGLSAALFTQKNGLDTVVFDTDETWMHMAHLFNYLGIRSISGSEFMTIARGQVTDRGTTIHQGEEVTGISETEDGFEVVTEESEYEANYVVLATGRNRQFAKDLGCDFTEEEEVDVSVRMETSVPNVYATGAMVRDQEMEAIISAGDGATAALNILSKEKGEGFHDFDKPDDVPTLASN
- the neuB gene encoding N-acetylneuraminate synthase, with the translated sequence MIIDGNEIEDNGVFFIAEVGVNHNGSMARAKELIDAAAAADADAVKFQTFETDRLVAEQAPKAEYQKNRTGTEGSQHEMLEQYELTTEEHEELLEYCNEVDITFLSSPFDRKSVDLLDELDVSAIKVGSGELTNHQLLRYIAKTGRPVIVSTGMATLAEVEMAVKTIRDANSSVAFSLLHCVSSYPAALSSLNLRAIETMNERFSVPIGYSDHSTAVETPAFAVSIGAQIIEKHMTLDKSLPGPDHEASLTPDELDRAVTIARRAAKARGTPEKKPVPSESENRKVARKSLHTSRKIGEGEILTRDDVVILRPANGLSPAAFDSILGKRTTTDLDSNAPITAHAIANVDEE
- the neuC gene encoding UDP-N-acetylglucosamine 2-epimerase — encoded protein: MPTKKITVVTGTRAEYGLLSSSMAKIKQSPTLELTTVATGMHLSRRHGHTIDRIREDGFDVTDSVDTLLGSDTGRGMAKSLGLGIAGLAESFESIEPDVVLTLGDRGEAFGAGIAAAHMNIPVAHIHGGDAMKGATIDDSIRHALTKFAHIHFPATEASKQRILRLGEEEWRIQTVGAPGLDDVIDGEYDDAENVRETLDLDSTRPLAVVVQHPETTNPENAGEQMRQTLEAITEFNAQIVVIHPNADAGSQQIIETIRRYKASDRFATFESLPRRTYLGLLDTADVMVGNSSSAIIEAPSFGLPVVDVGPRQAGRDRAENVESVPHDTAAICDGIETALETGGNREYTNPYDMGGAADRIVKTLETISIDNRLLTKSITY
- a CDS encoding NeuD/PglB/VioB family sugar acetyltransferase; the encoded protein is MKILYCAGEQACVVLDVLRRNGNIDDVAIIDDDSSRHGKSIYGAEIIGGEAMLANLEPTQDSVLVAFGANQEVRLELAERVSEYGLGFFNAVSNEATVSTTASLGEGVTVNAQAYVGPNVTVGDHVIIDSLTNVSHDSTLRDGVTVAPGATISGGVVIGRDSFVGAGATVCDHTNIEASATIGAGAVVTKDVPAGATVVGVPAEPLE
- a CDS encoding oxidoreductase, with product MTDRFDLSEKTAIVVGGAGLIGRAVTRGLLDHGATVIVADVNESAGTELVSELGENVEFAHVDSTVDEEVQATVETTVEQFGSLDVLINSAYPRNENYGREFEQVTIDDWHENVSLNLDSYFSTAKHASAVMKEQNSGGVIINFGSIYGVQAPDFTLYQGTNITSPVEYAAIKGGVLNLTRYLASYLGEYGVRVNAVSPGGVSDQQGQQFVDQYEERTPLGRMADADDITGAVVFLASDAASYVTGHNLVVDGGWSIS
- a CDS encoding Gfo/Idh/MocA family protein; translation: MTYTAGVIGFGRVGRNHAEAFLDNDDIELQAIADADPDLVAKMGSHWNIPSCQRYDRHSELLETERLDIVTVATPGHLHREHVIDAVNAEQPPHVILCEKPIATSVRDASRMVAACERAGVTLLVNHSRRFSECFQALFRLLHQTDVFGTIRSAEVVSGGELLNIGTHYMDLLLYLLDTRVKDVRGGYVEPISSHGYTRFRGGGTFVMENDVIATLNPAPGSADRLYLESDRGRLSMPLSIAQDADHECQFWRIEDGLRSLTEPPEPLEALWERDIDGVHSTFEPGMVPAQPLFENAVDHIVGILNGSEHNAVPGTRAVHGLEALFGTVISDFTGSRVVLPIEEPFRAVPLEYDI